One Primulina huaijiensis isolate GDHJ02 chromosome 8, ASM1229523v2, whole genome shotgun sequence genomic region harbors:
- the LOC140983212 gene encoding uncharacterized protein gives MENEVVIIKDRKTECSPRESDVLSPTSKMMNAGGISRQGSITKHDCVCAPTTHAGSFRCRLHRSPSLNRTKSTDSPACPDSQSKA, from the coding sequence ATGGAAAACGAAGTGGTGATCATCAAAGATAGGAAAACCGAATGTTCGCCCCGCGAATCGGATGTTTTATCTCCGACGTCAAAGATGATGAATGCCGGAGGGATCTCTAGGCAAGGTAGTATTACTAAGCACGACTGCGTGTGTGCTCCTACCACACATGCTGGTTCGTTTCGTTGCAGGTTACACCGTTCACCGAGCCTCAACCGGACCAAGAGCACTGACTCCCCGGCTTGCCCGGATTCACAATCTAAGGCATAA